In Corynebacterium afermentans subsp. afermentans, a genomic segment contains:
- a CDS encoding SLC13 family permease: MSTPVIHESAALSDGDLAKAPEPGEWRRQLIGLITGVILAALVYFFFPSGAADTVAQSSGAKEGVEYSADTMRIVAATTVLMGAWWMTEAIPLAATALLPIAVFPLAGVAPFKDVSSPYASATIFLFMGGFLMALGLQRWNLHRRLALMVVKVVGTSPKRIILGFMLATGFMSMWVSNTATAVVMLPIGTSVLMLTADTVGGMKNQKRFATALMLAIAYSASIGSLATLIGTPPNALLKGYMEEAHGIVIGFGEWMLVGLPVAVVFTFIAWWVLITVFKPEVDTIPGGRELIDAELKKLGPWTFPQVAVGVIFLVAALAWIFIPLGRNQFGWDFPYDDAIVGIIAGLLMFIVPGTANGKRLLDWETANEMPWDVLLLFGGGLSLSAMFTATGLSLWIGEKAKGLASLPMILLIFAVAALVLLLTELTSNTATAATFLPIMGGVAVGVGLTDATEMNVMLLAIPVALAATCAFMLPVATPPNAIAYSSGYVTMGEMIKGGVWLNAIALVLITLATYFIAVPVFGLVL, encoded by the coding sequence ATGTCGACTCCCGTGATCCACGAATCCGCCGCGCTTTCCGACGGCGACCTCGCCAAAGCGCCCGAACCCGGCGAGTGGCGCCGCCAACTTATCGGCCTGATCACCGGCGTGATCCTCGCCGCGCTCGTCTACTTCTTCTTCCCCTCCGGCGCGGCGGACACCGTCGCCCAGTCCTCCGGCGCGAAGGAAGGCGTGGAGTACTCCGCCGACACCATGCGTATCGTCGCCGCCACCACCGTGCTCATGGGCGCGTGGTGGATGACCGAGGCGATCCCGCTGGCCGCCACCGCACTGCTGCCGATTGCCGTGTTCCCGCTGGCAGGCGTGGCGCCATTTAAAGACGTCTCTTCGCCCTACGCGTCCGCGACGATCTTTTTGTTCATGGGCGGCTTCCTGATGGCCCTGGGCCTGCAGCGCTGGAACCTGCACCGCCGCCTGGCCCTGATGGTGGTCAAGGTGGTGGGCACTAGCCCGAAGCGCATCATTTTGGGCTTCATGCTGGCCACCGGGTTCATGTCGATGTGGGTGTCCAACACCGCAACCGCCGTGGTGATGCTGCCCATCGGCACCTCCGTGCTCATGCTCACCGCGGACACCGTCGGCGGGATGAAAAACCAGAAGCGCTTCGCCACCGCGCTCATGCTGGCGATCGCGTACTCGGCGTCCATCGGCTCGCTGGCAACACTTATCGGCACCCCGCCGAACGCGCTGCTGAAGGGCTACATGGAAGAAGCCCACGGCATCGTCATCGGCTTCGGCGAGTGGATGCTGGTGGGCCTGCCGGTGGCTGTGGTCTTTACCTTCATCGCGTGGTGGGTGCTCATCACCGTGTTCAAACCTGAGGTGGACACCATCCCGGGCGGGCGCGAGCTCATCGACGCCGAGCTGAAAAAGCTCGGCCCCTGGACCTTCCCCCAGGTCGCAGTCGGTGTGATCTTCCTGGTGGCCGCACTGGCGTGGATCTTCATCCCGCTGGGCCGCAACCAGTTCGGCTGGGACTTCCCGTACGACGACGCCATTGTGGGCATCATCGCCGGCCTGCTCATGTTCATCGTGCCCGGCACCGCCAACGGCAAGCGCCTTTTGGACTGGGAGACGGCCAACGAGATGCCGTGGGACGTGCTGCTGCTGTTCGGCGGCGGGCTTTCCCTGTCCGCCATGTTCACCGCCACCGGCCTGTCCCTGTGGATCGGCGAAAAGGCCAAGGGGCTGGCGTCGCTGCCGATGATCCTGCTCATCTTCGCAGTCGCCGCGCTCGTGCTGCTGCTGACGGAGCTGACCTCCAACACCGCCACCGCCGCAACCTTCCTGCCGATCATGGGCGGCGTTGCAGTGGGCGTCGGGCTTACCGACGCCACGGAGATGAACGTCATGCTGCTCGCCATCCCGGTGGCACTCGCCGCCACCTGTGCGTTCATGCTGCCGGTGGCGACCCCGCCGAACGCGATCGCCTACTCCTCCGGCTACGTCACCATGGGCGAGATGATCAAGGGTGGTGTTTGGCTCAACGCCATCGCGCTGGTGCTGATCACGCTGGCCACCTACTTCATCGCGGTGCCGGTGTTCGGGCTCGTTCTCTAA
- the menD gene encoding 2-succinyl-5-enolpyruvyl-6-hydroxy-3-cyclohexene-1-carboxylic-acid synthase has protein sequence MAAMEIAAAVAELVAKHCTDVVMSPGSRNSPLAYALLARRDVRVHMRIDERSAAFTALGLARVQRRHVAVVMTSGTAVANAYPAVIEAHMSHTPLAVISADRPERLVGTGASQTIWQQGIFSRYAETQQVQSLDDAHAASFATPQVHINVALDTPLVPDQLPEPVGAPRRVGPGALEGSRDWVDHGAVDVDLTRNTLVIAGDEAWEVPGHEHVPTIAEPTAPTPFHQVHPLAARFFAQSEVSISHDGGDFAADTKPEQVIVVGHPTLHRDVMALLADPDIEVIGISRTETFTGQPDKRGSRVNATGQPTDTWLKICEAAGDVGAETVRQALTEDEFGFTGLHVAAAVCDTLGVGDTLVLGSSNPVRDASFVGIPFDGVSTYAARGAAGIDGTVSQAVGVALATQALRPDEIRAPRTLALMGDLTFIHDANGLLIGPDEPRPGNLTIVVANDDGGGIFEALEPGAGHLRGAFERVFGTPHGTDVEKLAEAYGADYRRADTLAELNEVLLELESQPNPITVVEAATTRSTRRVLAARLNR, from the coding sequence ATGGCAGCTATGGAGATTGCGGCGGCGGTGGCGGAGCTCGTCGCGAAGCATTGCACCGATGTGGTCATGAGCCCGGGCTCGCGCAACTCGCCGCTGGCCTACGCGCTTTTGGCGCGCCGCGACGTGCGCGTGCACATGCGCATCGACGAGCGCTCCGCCGCCTTCACCGCCCTCGGCCTCGCGCGGGTGCAGCGCCGCCACGTCGCGGTGGTGATGACCTCCGGCACCGCCGTGGCCAACGCGTACCCGGCGGTGATTGAGGCGCACATGTCGCACACCCCGCTCGCGGTGATCAGCGCGGACCGCCCGGAGCGCCTCGTGGGCACCGGGGCGAGCCAGACCATCTGGCAGCAGGGCATCTTCAGCCGCTACGCCGAAACGCAGCAGGTGCAATCGCTTGACGACGCCCACGCCGCCTCCTTTGCCACCCCCCAGGTCCACATCAACGTGGCCCTGGACACCCCGCTGGTGCCGGATCAGCTGCCGGAGCCGGTGGGCGCGCCGCGCCGCGTCGGCCCAGGAGCGCTCGAGGGGTCGCGCGACTGGGTCGACCACGGCGCGGTGGACGTGGACCTGACCCGCAACACCCTGGTCATCGCCGGCGACGAGGCATGGGAGGTGCCGGGACACGAGCACGTGCCCACCATCGCCGAACCGACCGCCCCCACGCCGTTCCACCAGGTGCACCCGCTGGCCGCCCGCTTTTTCGCCCAGTCCGAGGTGTCCATCTCCCACGACGGTGGCGACTTCGCCGCCGACACCAAACCGGAGCAGGTCATTGTGGTGGGCCACCCGACGCTGCACCGCGACGTGATGGCGCTTTTGGCCGACCCGGACATTGAAGTCATCGGCATCTCGCGCACCGAGACGTTCACCGGCCAGCCCGACAAGCGCGGCTCGCGCGTCAACGCCACCGGCCAGCCCACGGACACGTGGCTGAAGATCTGCGAGGCGGCCGGCGACGTCGGCGCCGAAACCGTGCGCCAGGCGCTTACGGAAGACGAGTTCGGCTTCACCGGCCTGCACGTCGCCGCCGCCGTGTGCGACACCCTCGGTGTCGGCGACACGCTGGTGCTCGGCTCGTCCAACCCGGTGCGCGACGCGTCGTTTGTGGGCATACCCTTCGACGGCGTGTCCACCTACGCCGCGCGCGGCGCCGCGGGCATCGACGGCACCGTCTCCCAGGCCGTGGGCGTGGCGCTTGCCACCCAGGCACTGCGGCCCGACGAGATCCGTGCCCCGCGCACGCTCGCACTCATGGGGGATCTGACCTTTATCCACGACGCCAACGGCCTGCTCATCGGGCCGGACGAGCCGCGCCCGGGCAACCTCACGATCGTGGTGGCCAACGACGACGGCGGCGGCATCTTCGAGGCTCTCGAACCAGGCGCAGGCCACCTCCGCGGCGCGTTTGAGCGGGTGTTTGGCACGCCGCACGGCACGGACGTGGAGAAGCTGGCGGAAGCCTACGGGGCCGACTACCGCCGCGCCGACACCCTCGCCGAGCTCAACGAGGTGCTGCTGGAGCTCGAATCCCAGCCGAACCCGATCACCGTCGTGGAAGCCGCCACCACCCGCAGCACCCGACGGGTGCTGGCGGCGCGCCTGAACCGATGA
- a CDS encoding DUF3592 domain-containing protein: protein MRWRRRAHQVVLALYAFATLGSVAMVAGPALNDARIQANPGRGTATVTEAGRMRTFVEYQTEDGQLVSPPRGLLYPTGLGEGQHVWVTYAKSDPDLVKVEGRGWALALTPALSTWAVATLVAAGAWFAVGRWVPEG, encoded by the coding sequence ATGAGGTGGCGCCGCCGCGCGCACCAGGTGGTGCTCGCGCTCTACGCCTTTGCCACACTCGGCAGCGTGGCAATGGTCGCCGGCCCCGCGCTCAACGACGCCCGCATCCAGGCCAACCCCGGCCGCGGCACCGCCACCGTCACCGAAGCCGGGCGCATGCGCACGTTCGTGGAGTACCAGACCGAAGACGGCCAGTTGGTCTCCCCGCCGCGCGGGCTGTTGTACCCGACCGGCCTGGGCGAAGGGCAGCACGTGTGGGTGACCTACGCGAAGTCCGACCCCGACCTGGTCAAGGTGGAAGGCCGCGGCTGGGCGCTCGCGCTTACCCCCGCCCTGTCGACCTGGGCGGTGGCCACGCTCGTCGCCGCCGGGGCGTGGTTCGCCGTCGGACGGTGGGTACCGGAGGGGTAA
- a CDS encoding glycosyltransferase family 4 protein: MRVGIVAESFLPNVNGVTNSVLRVLEHLKREGHEAMVVAPGARDFQDEIPDYLGFEIVRVPTVMVPLVDSLPIGVPTTTVAAALSEFKPDIIHLASPFVLGGAGAFAARQLGVPAVALYQTDVAGFATKYHLPMVANLAWDWTRTIHNMSEMTLAPSSSYIRMLESHGINNVRHWGRGVDTELFNPQKRSDVLRRSWDPTGTKKIVGFVGRLAAEKSVHRLAPLHSDPSVQLVIVGDGPERDCLAETLPSAVFTGALSGEELARAYASLDLFVHTGEFETFCQTVQEAQASGLPTIGPRAGGPIDLIKHGDNGLLLEVDTFEQELYDAARWILDDARHTTLQAAARESVADKTWAALGDQLLGYYSEVLDAYERNVVHLFGRDVALPRWAPVRLGQPRRQARRDDTA, from the coding sequence ATGCGAGTGGGAATCGTGGCGGAGTCTTTCCTGCCCAACGTCAACGGAGTGACCAATTCGGTGCTGCGCGTGCTCGAGCACCTCAAGCGCGAAGGGCACGAGGCCATGGTGGTCGCCCCCGGCGCGCGCGACTTCCAGGACGAGATCCCGGACTACCTAGGCTTCGAGATTGTCCGCGTGCCCACCGTGATGGTCCCGCTGGTGGATTCCCTGCCCATCGGTGTGCCCACCACCACCGTCGCCGCGGCGCTTTCCGAGTTCAAACCGGACATCATCCACCTGGCCAGCCCGTTCGTCCTCGGCGGGGCGGGCGCGTTCGCCGCGCGCCAGCTCGGGGTGCCGGCGGTGGCGCTCTACCAGACGGACGTCGCGGGCTTCGCCACCAAGTACCACCTGCCCATGGTGGCGAATTTGGCGTGGGACTGGACGCGCACGATTCACAATATGAGCGAGATGACGCTGGCGCCGTCGTCAAGCTATATCCGCATGCTCGAATCCCACGGCATCAACAACGTGCGACACTGGGGCCGCGGCGTGGACACCGAGCTGTTCAACCCGCAAAAGCGCTCCGACGTGCTGCGCCGCTCCTGGGACCCCACGGGGACGAAGAAGATCGTCGGCTTCGTCGGGCGCCTGGCCGCGGAGAAGTCGGTGCACCGTCTTGCCCCGCTGCATAGCGACCCGTCGGTCCAACTCGTCATCGTCGGCGACGGCCCGGAGCGCGACTGCCTGGCCGAGACGCTGCCTTCGGCGGTGTTCACCGGGGCGCTGTCCGGCGAGGAGCTCGCCCGCGCGTACGCGTCGCTGGACCTGTTCGTGCACACCGGTGAGTTTGAGACGTTCTGCCAGACCGTACAGGAAGCGCAAGCCTCGGGCTTGCCCACGATCGGCCCGCGCGCGGGCGGCCCCATCGACCTGATCAAACACGGCGACAACGGGCTTTTGCTCGAGGTGGACACCTTCGAGCAGGAGCTTTACGACGCCGCACGGTGGATCCTCGACGACGCCCGCCACACCACGCTGCAGGCCGCCGCGCGCGAGTCCGTGGCGGACAAGACCTGGGCCGCGCTCGGCGACCAGCTGCTGGGCTACTACTCCGAGGTCCTGGACGCCTACGAGCGCAACGTGGTGCACCTGTTCGGCCGCGATGTGGCCCTGCCGCGCTGGGCGCCGGTACGCCTGGGCCAGCCCCGAAGGCAAGCGCGGCGCGACGACACCGCGTAG
- a CDS encoding metal-dependent transcriptional regulator: protein MSVGDLSTSTQNYLKGIWALSEWSDTPVTPSSVAKHLGLRKSTVSDGVRKLGEQGLVEHKPYGAVELTDTGRTYAVAMIRRHRLIETFLVEALGYTWDQVHDEAENLEHSVSDFMVDRIDAFLDYPSRDPHGDPIPSASGSVETPAAVPLTGVQPGHTATIERIADDDPKLLKFLDSHGLVVGAQLEVAAGAPYSGAVEVRLAGALAAVQLGEAATDSVFVHVDE, encoded by the coding sequence ATGTCCGTCGGCGACCTATCCACCAGCACCCAGAACTACCTCAAAGGCATCTGGGCGCTTTCGGAGTGGTCAGATACGCCGGTGACGCCGTCGTCGGTGGCCAAGCACCTTGGACTGCGCAAATCCACCGTCTCCGACGGGGTGCGCAAGCTCGGCGAGCAGGGCCTGGTGGAACACAAGCCTTACGGCGCCGTCGAGCTGACCGACACTGGCCGCACGTACGCGGTGGCGATGATTCGCCGCCACCGCCTGATTGAAACGTTTTTGGTGGAGGCGTTGGGTTACACCTGGGACCAGGTGCACGACGAGGCCGAAAACCTCGAGCACTCGGTGAGCGACTTCATGGTCGACCGCATCGACGCGTTTTTGGACTACCCCAGCCGCGACCCCCACGGCGATCCCATCCCCTCAGCCAGCGGCAGCGTCGAGACCCCCGCGGCGGTGCCGCTGACCGGTGTGCAACCCGGGCACACGGCCACGATCGAGCGCATCGCGGACGACGACCCGAAGCTGCTGAAGTTCCTTGACAGCCATGGGCTCGTCGTCGGCGCACAGCTCGAGGTGGCGGCCGGCGCGCCTTATTCCGGCGCGGTGGAAGTCCGGCTGGCGGGCGCGTTGGCGGCGGTTCAGCTCGGCGAGGCCGCGACGGACTCCGTCTTCGTGCACGTCGACGAGTAG
- a CDS encoding metal ABC transporter permease: protein MTSLLTEPFGYEFMVRALATSLVASVVCALLSCWLVLVGWSLMGDAVSHAVLPGVVLAYIVGVPFAVGAVLFGFLAVGLIGVVRDTSRVKEDAAIGIVFTTMFALGLVLISVTPSHTDLNHIIFGNLLGVSRGDVLQVALLGAVVLTVLLVKRRDFTLYAFDPVHAHAIGLNPRLLGATLLALLALTSVVALQAVGVILVVAMLIIPGATAYLITNKFGVMLLIAPAMSAACAVVGLYCSYYLDTASGGMIVLAQGTVFAAVWLLGPHGVRGGRRRGRGYSSTCTKTESVAASPS from the coding sequence ATGACCTCGCTGTTAACCGAGCCGTTCGGCTACGAGTTCATGGTGCGCGCCCTGGCAACGTCGCTGGTGGCGTCCGTTGTGTGCGCGCTTTTGTCCTGCTGGCTGGTGCTGGTGGGCTGGTCGCTCATGGGCGACGCGGTGAGCCACGCGGTGTTGCCCGGCGTGGTGCTGGCCTACATCGTGGGCGTGCCGTTCGCCGTCGGGGCGGTACTGTTCGGCTTTTTGGCGGTGGGCCTGATCGGCGTGGTGCGAGATACCTCCAGGGTGAAGGAGGACGCCGCGATCGGCATCGTGTTCACCACCATGTTCGCCCTGGGTTTGGTGCTGATTTCGGTGACGCCGTCGCATACGGATTTGAACCACATCATCTTTGGCAACCTGCTGGGTGTATCCCGCGGGGATGTGCTGCAGGTCGCGCTGCTGGGCGCGGTAGTGCTCACGGTGCTCCTTGTGAAGCGGCGCGACTTCACCCTGTACGCGTTCGACCCCGTGCACGCGCACGCGATCGGGCTGAACCCGAGGCTGCTCGGCGCCACCCTGTTGGCGCTGCTGGCGCTGACGTCAGTCGTGGCGCTGCAGGCCGTCGGCGTGATCCTGGTGGTGGCGATGCTGATCATCCCGGGCGCGACCGCGTACCTGATCACCAACAAGTTCGGCGTGATGCTGCTTATCGCGCCGGCTATGTCCGCCGCGTGCGCGGTTGTGGGGCTGTACTGCTCCTACTACCTGGACACGGCCTCTGGCGGCATGATCGTGCTCGCCCAGGGCACGGTGTTCGCCGCGGTGTGGCTTCTCGGCCCGCACGGCGTCCGCGGCGGGCGTAGGCGCGGGCGCGGCTACTCGTCGACGTGCACGAAGACGGAGTCCGTCGCGGCCTCGCCGAGCTGA
- a CDS encoding metal ABC transporter ATP-binding protein, protein MTPAIAVEDVSVRYGDVAALDGATVTVQPSRICGLIGMNGAGKSTLLKAVMGLVHPDRGTVRINGMDPQRARKSQILGYVPQSEEVDWQFPVTVRDVVMMGRYGRMGLTRRPREEDVEAVNRALARTHLEDFASRQIGQLSGGQKKRAFIARGIAQGASIMLLDEPFAGVDTNSEATITALLHELAAEGTTVVVVTHDLVALPKLAPETVLLNRRVLMHAPTKVVLEPDNLVQGFGMGVPA, encoded by the coding sequence GTGACCCCTGCGATCGCGGTGGAGGATGTCTCGGTGCGCTACGGCGACGTGGCGGCGCTTGACGGCGCGACTGTCACCGTCCAGCCAAGCCGCATCTGCGGCCTGATCGGCATGAACGGCGCCGGAAAATCCACGCTGCTCAAAGCGGTGATGGGGCTGGTGCATCCTGATCGTGGCACGGTCCGCATCAACGGGATGGATCCGCAGCGCGCGAGAAAGTCGCAGATTTTGGGCTATGTCCCCCAGAGTGAAGAGGTGGACTGGCAGTTTCCCGTCACTGTGCGCGATGTGGTCATGATGGGCCGCTACGGTCGGATGGGCCTGACCCGCCGCCCCCGCGAGGAGGACGTCGAAGCGGTGAACCGGGCGCTGGCGCGCACCCACCTGGAGGATTTCGCCAGCCGCCAGATCGGCCAGCTGTCCGGCGGGCAGAAAAAACGCGCGTTCATCGCGCGCGGCATCGCCCAGGGCGCGAGCATCATGCTTCTCGACGAGCCGTTCGCCGGGGTAGACACCAACTCCGAAGCCACCATCACAGCGCTGCTGCACGAGCTCGCCGCCGAAGGCACCACGGTTGTTGTGGTAACCCACGACCTGGTTGCGCTGCCGAAGCTCGCGCCCGAGACGGTGCTGTTAAACCGGCGCGTGCTCATGCACGCCCCGACCAAGGTGGTGCTGGAGCCAGACAACCTCGTGCAAGGCTTCGGGATGGGGGTGCCGGCATGA
- a CDS encoding metal ABC transporter substrate-binding protein — protein MLKSKVLALAATAALAAGLAGCSQDSTDTAGDKDTPVVLTTFTVIQDIASNVAGDHLRVESITKPGAEIHGYEPTPGDISRASDADLILDNGMNLESWFSQFVSDLDVPHATVSDGVEPIDIAEDAYAGKPNPHAWMSPVNVQTYVDNIVEEFSKLSPQHAEDFKANGGKYKNELQDVQDELETKLAAVPDNQRALVTCEGAFSYLARDAKLKERYIWPVNAEQEATPQQIAGAIEFVKDNEVPAVFCESTVSNAPMMQVTEATGAEFGGTLYVDSLSEEGGPVPTYLDLIRHDTKVIIEGLTGSKQ, from the coding sequence ATGCTGAAATCCAAGGTGCTCGCACTCGCCGCCACGGCTGCGCTAGCTGCCGGCCTGGCAGGCTGTTCGCAGGACAGCACCGACACCGCCGGTGACAAAGACACCCCCGTGGTGCTCACCACGTTCACGGTGATCCAGGACATCGCCTCGAACGTCGCCGGCGACCACCTACGGGTGGAGTCCATCACCAAACCCGGCGCGGAAATCCACGGTTACGAGCCCACCCCGGGCGACATCTCACGCGCCTCCGACGCCGACCTGATCCTGGACAACGGCATGAACCTGGAAAGCTGGTTCTCCCAGTTCGTCTCCGACCTGGACGTGCCGCACGCCACGGTCAGCGACGGTGTGGAGCCGATCGATATCGCCGAGGACGCCTACGCCGGCAAGCCCAACCCGCACGCTTGGATGAGCCCGGTGAACGTGCAGACCTACGTGGACAACATCGTCGAGGAGTTCAGCAAGCTTTCGCCGCAGCACGCCGAGGATTTCAAGGCCAACGGCGGGAAGTACAAAAACGAGCTGCAGGACGTGCAAGACGAGCTCGAGACCAAGCTCGCCGCAGTGCCCGACAACCAGCGCGCGCTGGTGACCTGCGAGGGTGCGTTTTCCTACCTGGCGCGCGACGCGAAGCTCAAGGAGCGCTACATCTGGCCGGTCAACGCGGAGCAGGAAGCCACCCCGCAGCAGATCGCGGGCGCAATCGAGTTTGTCAAGGACAACGAGGTTCCGGCGGTGTTCTGCGAGTCCACGGTGTCTAACGCGCCGATGATGCAGGTCACGGAGGCCACCGGCGCGGAGTTCGGCGGCACACTGTACGTCGATTCGCTGTCCGAGGAGGGCGGCCCGGTGCCGACGTATCTGGACCTTATCCGCCACGACACGAAGGTGATCATCGAAGGCCTGACCGGGAGCAAGCAGTGA
- a CDS encoding demethylmenaquinone methyltransferase, which produces MAKADLDKQPFDVAGMFDDVGKNYDKTNTVLSFGLDKHWRRRTRERLNLQPGELVLDLAAGTAVSTVELGKSGAWVVACDFSQGMLAAGKDRNVPKVVGDAMHLPFADGTFDAVTISYGLRNVHDFEAGLREMARVTKPGGRLAVNEFSTPVVPGFRTLYKEFLPLAVPALAKLFSSNAEAYEYLAESIRAWPGQKELAAAINANGWADAGWQNLTGGIVALHSAVKPA; this is translated from the coding sequence ATGGCCAAGGCGGATCTGGACAAACAACCCTTCGACGTTGCCGGCATGTTCGACGACGTGGGCAAAAACTACGACAAGACCAACACTGTGCTGTCGTTCGGCCTGGACAAGCACTGGCGACGCCGCACGCGCGAGCGCCTCAACCTGCAGCCGGGCGAGCTCGTGCTGGATCTCGCCGCCGGCACCGCCGTATCCACCGTGGAGCTTGGCAAGTCCGGCGCGTGGGTGGTGGCCTGCGACTTCTCCCAGGGCATGCTCGCCGCCGGCAAAGACCGCAACGTGCCCAAGGTCGTCGGTGATGCGATGCACCTGCCGTTCGCCGATGGCACCTTCGACGCGGTGACCATCTCCTACGGGCTGCGCAACGTCCACGACTTCGAGGCCGGCTTGCGCGAGATGGCGCGCGTGACCAAGCCGGGCGGGCGCCTGGCCGTCAACGAGTTCTCCACCCCCGTCGTGCCGGGTTTTCGCACCCTGTACAAGGAGTTCCTGCCGCTGGCGGTGCCGGCGCTGGCGAAGCTATTTTCCTCCAATGCGGAGGCATACGAGTACCTCGCCGAATCCATCCGCGCCTGGCCGGGCCAGAAAGAGCTCGCCGCGGCGATTAACGCCAACGGCTGGGCCGATGCCGGCTGGCAGAACCTCACCGGCGGTATTGTCGCGCTGCACAGCGCGGTCAAGCCTGCCTAG
- a CDS encoding geranylgeranyl reductase family protein: MWRVSELFDLVVVGAGPAGSAAAIAAQRAGMSTLLLDAQGPRRDKTCGDGLTPRAVDTLVRLGLDVPAYRNKGLKLHGFGGDVVAPWPRGEGSASPRAAFDASLVTAAAQAGATVRHDCAATGVRFSGGAISAVETEQGVVRARWVVVADGVRSPFGKLLGRTWHRGQVYGIAARSYCDSPYSDEPWMHSHVELRDADGVIQPGYGWIFPLGDGTVNLGCGALSTDARPAKVNTKKLLALYASQQREAWQLGPEQAVASALLPMGGAVSNVAGPNWALIGDAAACVNPLNGEGIDYGLETAVAAVELIAGGGDLTLAWPALLRERYGEAFTLARTLARLLTYPQFLPLAGPVALRGLGGRYLMPAAARLMGNLVAEEDTDLVARLWRMAGKGARAVSGDQPLWDVR, from the coding sequence ATGTGGCGCGTGAGTGAGTTGTTCGACCTCGTTGTTGTGGGCGCTGGCCCTGCGGGTTCCGCCGCGGCGATCGCGGCTCAGCGCGCCGGCATGAGCACATTGCTTCTCGACGCCCAGGGTCCCCGCCGCGACAAAACCTGCGGGGACGGACTGACCCCTCGGGCCGTCGATACGCTTGTGCGCCTGGGGTTGGACGTGCCCGCGTACCGCAACAAAGGCCTGAAGCTGCATGGCTTCGGCGGGGATGTGGTCGCGCCGTGGCCGCGTGGGGAGGGCTCGGCGTCCCCGCGTGCGGCGTTTGACGCCTCGCTGGTGACCGCGGCGGCGCAGGCCGGCGCGACCGTGCGCCACGACTGTGCGGCGACGGGGGTGCGTTTCAGCGGCGGAGCGATCAGCGCGGTGGAGACCGAGCAGGGGGTGGTGCGCGCCCGCTGGGTGGTCGTGGCGGACGGGGTGCGCTCCCCTTTCGGCAAGCTGCTGGGGCGTACGTGGCACCGCGGGCAGGTCTACGGGATTGCGGCGCGCTCCTACTGCGACTCGCCGTACTCGGACGAGCCGTGGATGCACTCCCACGTGGAACTTCGCGACGCCGACGGGGTAATCCAGCCCGGCTACGGCTGGATCTTCCCGCTCGGCGACGGCACCGTCAACCTCGGCTGCGGCGCACTGTCGACGGATGCGCGCCCGGCGAAGGTCAACACCAAAAAGCTTTTGGCCCTGTACGCCTCGCAGCAGCGTGAGGCGTGGCAGCTCGGCCCAGAACAGGCGGTGGCCTCGGCGCTTCTGCCGATGGGTGGGGCGGTGTCCAACGTGGCGGGCCCGAACTGGGCGCTGATCGGCGACGCGGCGGCGTGCGTGAACCCGCTCAACGGCGAGGGCATCGACTACGGGCTGGAAACGGCGGTCGCCGCCGTCGAGCTGATCGCAGGCGGCGGGGACCTGACGCTGGCGTGGCCGGCGCTTCTGCGCGAGCGCTACGGCGAGGCGTTCACCCTGGCCCGCACCCTGGCGCGCCTGCTGACATACCCGCAGTTTTTGCCGCTGGCGGGACCGGTGGCGCTGCGCGGGCTGGGCGGGCGCTACCTCATGCCGGCGGCGGCGCGGCTGATGGGCAACCTGGTGGCCGAGGAAGATACAGACCTCGTCGCAAGGCTGTGGCGCATGGCCGGTAAGGGCGCGCGGGCGGTGTCGGGCGACCAGCCGCTTTGGGACGTGCGCTAG